In a single window of the Halobaculum lipolyticum genome:
- a CDS encoding methyl-accepting chemotaxis protein produces the protein MTDASGSGVGSRLVPDAIRRGIVRKFATVLLVLVLATGAVGAYTVATTTADLQENVDGELKTVTALQAGDLADWTSERQTAVRMISEYQDVREDNEAQLRPVFMSELRALPNDVHAIHYVDTEAGEVLASSDPDSDGTSLASAGLAWAPETVPASADRAAISTVYRTNDGRMIGFVSAVPSSPTRAVVLVADVQQIAEGFRMPIEGGFTRVIGPDGTVLMADDQGAMGRAYLGADGTEFQRALDGNEVVTDDAAVEDALQEELIVSYTRVPGTRWVVASHAPADEAYALATGVRTNILLLIATALAGFVLAGVVIAKPTGDALNDLSDRAHALGAGDLDVSVSTGRIDEIGTLYGAFGDMRDDLADRIEQARTERERAAEARADAEALADSLERRADEYGDAMARCADGDLTVRLDEDADAEALAEIAVAFNRMVDDLEDTVGTVREFADEADDRATAVAAGADQIESASGSVSGAMTEVAAASDEQAERLDEMSGEMSGLSATVEEIAATAADVSGLSAEAAEGADEAGDAAEDALEAFATVADHTERTASEVERVAEEMEAITDVVDLIDGIAEQTNLLALNASIEAARAGEEGDGFAVVASEVKSLAEETSEATDDIADRIETLREASASAAADMEATETVVDEGADVVEEALDAVESVDERVADTNDAVASIDTATDDQAATTEEVVTMAEEVADIGERTSEEIDDAAAAAEEQTAAVSEVSDSAERLSERVEELRGLVARFEVDADAGGDADATGAARPTETGDDATPGDADPGVAMTDGDGFEFGEARGGPVDPVEGDGRGN, from the coding sequence ATGACAGACGCGAGCGGGTCCGGGGTGGGTAGCCGGCTCGTCCCGGACGCCATCCGGCGGGGCATCGTGCGGAAGTTCGCGACGGTGCTGCTCGTGTTGGTGCTCGCGACGGGCGCGGTCGGCGCCTACACGGTGGCGACGACGACGGCCGACCTCCAGGAGAACGTCGACGGGGAGCTGAAGACCGTCACGGCGCTGCAGGCCGGCGACCTGGCCGACTGGACGAGCGAGCGGCAGACGGCCGTTCGGATGATCTCCGAGTACCAGGACGTGCGCGAGGACAACGAGGCACAACTGCGGCCGGTGTTCATGAGCGAACTTCGGGCGCTCCCCAACGACGTCCACGCGATCCACTACGTCGACACCGAGGCGGGGGAGGTGCTCGCCTCCAGCGACCCCGACAGCGACGGAACGTCGCTCGCGAGCGCCGGGCTCGCGTGGGCGCCGGAGACCGTCCCGGCGTCGGCCGACCGCGCCGCCATCTCGACGGTGTACCGGACGAACGACGGGCGGATGATCGGCTTCGTCAGCGCCGTGCCGTCGTCGCCGACCCGGGCGGTCGTCCTCGTCGCCGACGTCCAGCAGATCGCCGAGGGGTTCCGGATGCCGATCGAGGGCGGCTTCACGCGAGTCATCGGGCCGGACGGCACCGTGTTGATGGCCGACGACCAGGGGGCGATGGGCCGGGCGTACCTCGGCGCCGACGGCACCGAGTTCCAGCGCGCGCTCGACGGCAACGAGGTCGTCACCGACGACGCCGCCGTCGAGGACGCGCTGCAGGAGGAACTGATCGTCTCGTACACCCGCGTCCCCGGGACGAGGTGGGTCGTCGCGTCGCACGCCCCCGCCGACGAGGCGTACGCCCTCGCGACCGGCGTCAGGACGAACATCCTCCTGCTGATCGCGACGGCGCTGGCGGGGTTCGTGCTGGCGGGGGTGGTCATCGCGAAGCCGACCGGCGACGCGCTGAACGACCTCAGCGACCGGGCCCACGCGCTGGGAGCTGGCGACCTCGACGTGTCCGTCTCGACCGGCCGGATCGACGAGATCGGGACGCTGTACGGCGCGTTCGGCGACATGCGCGACGACTTGGCCGACCGTATCGAGCAGGCGCGGACGGAGCGCGAGCGCGCCGCCGAGGCCCGCGCGGACGCGGAGGCGCTCGCCGACTCGCTCGAGCGCCGCGCCGACGAGTACGGCGACGCGATGGCGCGGTGTGCCGACGGCGACCTCACCGTCCGGCTGGACGAGGACGCCGACGCGGAGGCGCTCGCCGAGATCGCGGTCGCGTTCAACCGCATGGTCGACGACCTGGAGGACACCGTCGGCACGGTGCGGGAGTTCGCCGACGAGGCCGACGACCGCGCCACCGCCGTCGCCGCCGGCGCCGACCAGATCGAGAGCGCGAGCGGGTCCGTCAGCGGCGCGATGACGGAGGTGGCGGCCGCCAGCGACGAGCAGGCAGAGCGGCTCGACGAGATGAGCGGCGAGATGAGCGGCCTGTCGGCGACCGTCGAGGAGATCGCCGCCACCGCCGCGGACGTGTCGGGACTCTCGGCCGAGGCGGCCGAGGGCGCCGACGAGGCGGGCGACGCGGCCGAGGACGCCCTCGAGGCGTTCGCGACCGTCGCCGACCACACCGAGCGGACGGCCAGCGAAGTCGAGCGCGTCGCCGAGGAGATGGAGGCGATCACCGACGTCGTCGACCTCATCGACGGCATCGCCGAGCAGACGAACCTGTTGGCGCTCAACGCCAGCATCGAGGCGGCCCGCGCCGGCGAGGAGGGCGACGGCTTCGCGGTCGTCGCCAGCGAGGTGAAGAGCCTCGCCGAGGAGACGAGCGAGGCGACCGACGACATCGCCGACCGGATCGAGACGCTCCGCGAGGCGTCCGCCTCCGCGGCCGCGGACATGGAGGCGACGGAGACCGTCGTCGACGAGGGCGCCGACGTCGTCGAGGAGGCGCTCGACGCCGTCGAGTCGGTCGACGAGCGCGTCGCGGACACGAACGACGCGGTCGCGTCCATCGACACCGCCACCGACGACCAGGCGGCGACGACCGAGGAGGTCGTCACGATGGCCGAGGAGGTCGCCGACATCGGCGAACGCACCAGCGAGGAGATCGACGACGCCGCGGCCGCGGCCGAGGAGCAGACCGCCGCCGTCTCCGAGGTGAGCGACTCCGCCGAGCGCCTCTCCGAACGCGTCGAGGAGCTACGGGGGCTGGTCGCACGCTTCGAGGTCGACGCCGACGCGGGCGGCGACGCCGACGCGACCGGCGCGGCCCGGCCCACCGAGACCGGCGACGACGCGACTCCCGGCGACGCCGATCCCGGCGTCGCGATGACCGACGGCGACGGGTTCGAGTTCGGCGAGGCCCGCGGCGGCCCCGTCGACCCGGTCGAGGGCGACGGGCGCGGGAACTGA
- the radB gene encoding DNA repair and recombination protein RadB, which yields MSEFLTTGSAAVDDLLGGGIERGVVTQLYGPPASGKTNLALTAAVEVAAAGGSVLYIDSEDLSMVRFRDIAEARADEPVAEVASRLVVSEAMSFAEQGEAVKDAADLADGVDLIVLDSATGFYRLERTEDSRGGESVREVARHVTQLLSLARKHDLGVLVTNQVFTDPDADRDRPLGGNTLEHWTGVILRLERFRGGNRRATLEKHRSQPAGGSARFRITDAGIEDVEEGGGA from the coding sequence GTGTCCGAGTTCCTCACGACCGGCAGCGCGGCCGTCGACGACCTGCTCGGCGGCGGGATCGAGCGGGGCGTCGTCACCCAGCTGTACGGCCCGCCGGCGTCCGGGAAGACGAACCTCGCGTTGACGGCCGCCGTCGAGGTCGCCGCCGCCGGCGGCAGCGTCCTGTACATCGACTCCGAGGACCTCTCGATGGTGCGCTTCCGCGACATCGCCGAGGCGCGGGCCGACGAGCCGGTCGCGGAGGTGGCGAGCCGGCTCGTCGTCAGCGAGGCGATGAGCTTCGCCGAGCAGGGCGAGGCGGTGAAGGACGCCGCCGACCTCGCCGACGGCGTCGACCTGATCGTCCTCGACTCCGCGACCGGCTTCTACCGGCTGGAGCGCACCGAGGACTCCCGCGGCGGCGAGTCCGTCCGCGAGGTCGCCCGCCACGTCACCCAGCTGCTGTCGCTGGCGCGCAAACACGACCTCGGCGTGCTCGTGACGAACCAGGTGTTCACCGACCCAGACGCCGACCGCGACCGCCCGCTCGGCGGCAACACGCTCGAACACTGGACGGGCGTGATCCTCCGGCTGGAACGCTTCCGCGGCGGCAACCGCCGGGCGACGCTGGAGAAACACCGCTCCCAGCCCGCCGGCGGGTCCGCGCGCTTCCGGATCACCGACGCCGGCATCGAGGACGTCGAAGAGGGCGGCGGCGCGTAG
- a CDS encoding 30S ribosomal protein S8e, giving the protein MKDQSGRRKRKRTGGLRRPSSNKKRHELGREPAETTVGEPRFRVIDSRGNETKTRALSTNVAQVATGEETVEADIEGVDENPSNVNYVRRNIITKGAVIATSEGQARVTSRPGQTGQVNAVLLDE; this is encoded by the coding sequence ATGAAAGACCAGAGCGGACGCAGGAAGCGCAAGCGGACCGGCGGTCTCCGACGCCCCTCCAGCAACAAGAAGCGACACGAACTGGGCCGGGAGCCGGCGGAGACGACCGTCGGCGAGCCGCGGTTCCGCGTCATCGACTCGCGCGGCAACGAGACGAAGACCCGCGCGCTGTCGACGAACGTCGCGCAGGTCGCCACCGGCGAGGAGACCGTGGAGGCCGACATCGAGGGCGTCGACGAGAACCCCTCGAACGTGAACTACGTCCGCCGGAACATCATCACGAAGGGCGCCGTCATCGCCACCAGCGAGGGGCAGGCCCGCGTCACGTCCCGTCCGGGACAGACCGGGCAGGTCAACGCCGTCCTCCTCGACGAGTAA
- a CDS encoding cupin domain-containing protein codes for MALDLFADALADLDPADGAVETAELVVSDDVLVKLFALGPGAELSPHEHADSTNVFHVLDGEVTVVRDDETEAVAAPGVVLHERGDVHGARNETDEVVAFTASLCPLPGSG; via the coding sequence ATGGCACTCGACTTGTTCGCGGACGCGCTCGCCGACCTCGACCCCGCCGACGGCGCGGTGGAGACGGCCGAACTCGTCGTCAGCGACGACGTGCTCGTGAAACTGTTCGCGCTCGGTCCCGGCGCCGAACTCTCCCCGCACGAGCACGCCGACAGCACGAACGTCTTCCACGTGCTCGACGGCGAGGTGACCGTCGTCCGCGACGACGAGACGGAGGCGGTCGCGGCGCCGGGCGTCGTGCTCCACGAGCGCGGCGACGTCCACGGCGCGCGCAACGAGACGGACGAGGTCGTCGCGTTCACCGCGAGCCTCTGTCCGCTCCCCGGGAGCGGCTGA
- a CDS encoding pentapeptide repeat-containing protein, translated as MIDARKLVAVALASLLVSAGAGAAATGTGTGATTAATAATVDGYDAVATYDDGTVTVTVTENSTAVAGAAVALDGDSLGVTDADGSVTFDVNASEEFTVSVSDDGVEGEFTYAVDNGSLTLVDGGFELVEDGAENETDLNETDLNETDLNETDLNETDLNETDLNETAETDRRGPRIDLPSSASDNAKSVLDAINAFLSGDSDAESLGEAVSAVAGNGNAPDGERGPPEHAGPDADDGDDERGPPEDAGPPEHAGPDDADESDDADDADTDDDGDDDDEDSDEEADDEAPGNSGNSNGNNGNGNGDR; from the coding sequence GTGATAGACGCCAGAAAGCTGGTCGCAGTCGCCCTTGCCTCGCTGCTCGTGAGCGCGGGGGCGGGTGCGGCGGCGACGGGGACGGGAACAGGGGCGACGACCGCCGCGACGGCCGCGACCGTCGACGGCTACGACGCGGTCGCGACGTACGACGACGGGACGGTGACCGTCACCGTCACCGAGAACAGCACCGCGGTCGCCGGCGCCGCAGTCGCCCTCGACGGCGACTCCCTCGGCGTCACCGACGCCGACGGGAGCGTGACGTTCGACGTGAACGCCTCCGAGGAGTTCACCGTCTCCGTCTCCGACGACGGGGTCGAAGGCGAGTTCACGTACGCGGTGGACAACGGCTCGCTGACGCTCGTCGATGGCGGGTTCGAACTCGTCGAGGACGGCGCCGAGAACGAGACCGACCTCAACGAGACCGACCTCAACGAGACCGACCTCAACGAGACCGACCTCAACGAGACCGACCTCAACGAGACCGACCTCAACGAGACGGCGGAGACCGACCGTCGCGGTCCCCGGATCGACCTCCCCTCGAGCGCGTCAGACAACGCCAAGTCGGTGCTGGACGCGATCAACGCCTTCCTCAGCGGCGACAGCGACGCCGAGTCGCTCGGCGAGGCCGTGAGCGCCGTCGCGGGCAACGGCAACGCCCCGGACGGCGAGCGCGGGCCGCCCGAACACGCCGGTCCCGACGCCGACGACGGTGACGACGAGCGCGGACCGCCCGAGGACGCCGGACCGCCCGAACACGCCGGACCCGACGACGCCGACGAGTCCGACGACGCAGACGACGCCGACACGGACGACGACGGCGATGACGACGACGAGGACAGCGACGAGGAAGCCGACGACGAGGCACCCGGGAACAGCGGGAACAGCAACGGGAACAACGGCAACGGCAACGGCGACCGGTAA
- a CDS encoding DUF7126 family protein, whose product MTDIAAVVAGPDVENIGAELESLDVAVTRIEGAVNGTTLADAGIDDAALFVLTDMAEATGIAVAKERNPDVRAVAYAAETLPEYAKGQTDLAVDPELLSADVVADELVAGA is encoded by the coding sequence ATGACCGACATCGCCGCCGTCGTCGCCGGCCCGGACGTCGAGAACATCGGCGCGGAACTCGAGTCGCTCGACGTGGCCGTCACGCGCATCGAGGGCGCCGTCAACGGGACCACGCTGGCGGACGCCGGCATCGACGACGCCGCGCTGTTCGTCCTCACCGACATGGCCGAGGCGACCGGCATCGCCGTCGCGAAAGAGCGAAACCCCGACGTGCGCGCCGTCGCCTACGCCGCCGAGACGCTCCCCGAGTACGCCAAAGGCCAGACCGACCTCGCGGTCGACCCCGAACTGCTGTCGGCCGACGTCGTCGCCGACGAACTCGTCGCCGGCGCGTGA
- the guaA gene encoding glutamine-hydrolyzing GMP synthase, giving the protein MVDVDAFIDEATTEISDAIGDANAIIALSGGVDSSVAAALAYRAIGEQLTPVYVDTGLMRKGETDQIRETFSFMESLEVVEAQDRFLDALAGVTDPEEKRHVIGEQFIREFEREATETDADYLVQGTIYPDRIESEGNIKSHHNVGGLPDVVDFDGIVEPVRDLYKDEVRAVARALDLESVISERMPFPGPGLAVRIIGEVTEEKLEVARDACHVVEEEVAEHEPWQAFAAVIGKATGVKGDNRVHGWVVSVRSVESRDGMTARAQNLPWETLQRIQSRITGQNDNVARVVYDVTHKPPATIEYE; this is encoded by the coding sequence ATGGTCGACGTCGACGCGTTCATCGACGAGGCGACCACGGAGATCAGCGACGCCATCGGCGACGCCAACGCCATCATCGCGCTGTCCGGCGGCGTCGACTCGTCGGTCGCGGCGGCGCTGGCGTACCGCGCCATCGGCGAACAGCTCACCCCGGTGTACGTCGACACCGGCCTGATGCGCAAAGGCGAGACCGACCAGATCCGCGAGACGTTCTCGTTCATGGAGTCGCTCGAAGTGGTGGAGGCGCAGGACCGCTTCCTCGACGCCCTCGCCGGCGTCACCGACCCCGAGGAGAAGCGCCACGTCATCGGCGAGCAGTTCATCCGCGAGTTCGAGCGCGAGGCGACCGAGACCGACGCCGACTACCTCGTGCAGGGGACCATCTACCCCGACCGCATCGAGAGCGAGGGGAACATCAAGTCCCACCACAACGTCGGCGGCCTGCCCGACGTCGTCGACTTCGACGGCATCGTCGAGCCGGTGCGGGACCTGTACAAAGACGAGGTGCGCGCGGTCGCCCGCGCGCTCGACCTCGAATCCGTCATCTCCGAGCGCATGCCGTTCCCGGGTCCGGGTCTCGCCGTGCGCATCATCGGCGAGGTGACCGAGGAGAAACTGGAGGTCGCCCGCGACGCGTGTCACGTCGTCGAGGAGGAGGTCGCCGAACACGAGCCGTGGCAGGCGTTCGCCGCCGTCATCGGCAAGGCGACCGGCGTGAAGGGCGACAACCGCGTCCACGGCTGGGTCGTCTCCGTGCGCTCGGTGGAGAGCCGCGACGGGATGACCGCCCGGGCGCAGAACCTCCCGTGGGAGACGCTCCAGCGCATCCAGTCTCGCATCACCGGCCAGAACGACAACGTCGCGCGCGTCGTGTACGACGTGACGCACAAGCCGCCCGCGACCATCGAGTACGAGTAA
- a CDS encoding CTP synthase, producing MPTEQTGYDPSLGRKFIFVTGGVMSGLGKGITAASTGRLLANAGFDVTAVKIDPYLNVDAGTMNPYQHGEVYVLKDGGEVDLDLGNYERFLGTDMTSDHNVTTGKTYQHVIEKERAGDYLGKTVQVIPHITDDIKRRIREAAAGTDVCLVEIGGTVGDIEGMPYLEALRQFAHEEDDDDILFTHVTLVPYSKNGEQKTKPTQHSVKELRSIGLQPDILVGRCDDELDPETKEKIGLFCDVPTEAVFSNPDVEDVYHVPLTVEEEGLDEYVMERLGLADEALPPAERENTWRELVTRERTGEVDVALVGKYDLEDAYMSVHEALKHAGLEHGVDVNVVWVDADEAAGAHADRLASADGVVVPGGFGSRGTEGKVEAVRYAREHDVPFLGLCLGFQMAVVEHARNVLGWEGADSAEFEPETPYPVIDLLPDQHDEENMGGTMRLGAHETDIEPGTLAARIYGADACTERHRHRYEVNPNYIEELTADGLTFSGTAGRRMEILEREDHPYFVGTQFHPEFRSRPDRASPPFVGLLDAVLEQADPHGSDGRETVTDEEVTA from the coding sequence ATGCCGACCGAACAAACGGGGTACGACCCCTCGCTGGGTCGCAAGTTCATTTTCGTCACGGGCGGGGTGATGTCCGGACTGGGGAAGGGCATCACCGCCGCGTCCACGGGCCGGTTGCTCGCCAACGCCGGCTTCGACGTGACCGCGGTGAAGATCGACCCGTACCTGAACGTCGACGCCGGGACGATGAACCCGTACCAGCACGGCGAGGTGTACGTGCTGAAGGACGGGGGCGAGGTCGACCTCGACCTCGGGAACTACGAGCGCTTCCTCGGGACGGACATGACCTCCGACCACAACGTCACCACGGGGAAGACGTACCAGCACGTCATCGAGAAGGAACGCGCCGGCGACTACCTCGGCAAGACGGTGCAGGTGATCCCCCACATCACCGACGACATCAAGCGCCGCATCCGCGAGGCCGCCGCGGGCACCGACGTCTGTCTCGTCGAGATCGGCGGCACCGTCGGCGACATCGAGGGGATGCCGTACCTCGAAGCCCTCCGCCAGTTCGCCCACGAGGAGGACGACGACGACATCCTGTTCACCCACGTCACGCTCGTCCCCTACTCGAAGAACGGCGAACAGAAGACGAAGCCGACCCAACACTCCGTGAAGGAACTGCGCTCCATCGGCCTCCAGCCGGACATCCTCGTCGGGCGCTGTGACGACGAACTCGACCCCGAGACGAAAGAGAAGATCGGGCTGTTCTGCGACGTCCCGACCGAGGCCGTCTTCTCGAACCCCGACGTCGAAGACGTCTACCACGTCCCGCTCACCGTCGAGGAGGAGGGCCTCGACGAGTACGTGATGGAGCGGCTCGGGCTGGCCGACGAGGCGCTGCCGCCCGCAGAGCGCGAGAACACCTGGCGCGAACTCGTCACCCGCGAGCGCACCGGCGAGGTCGACGTCGCGCTCGTCGGCAAGTACGACCTGGAGGACGCGTACATGAGCGTCCACGAGGCGCTGAAACACGCCGGGCTGGAGCACGGCGTCGACGTGAACGTCGTCTGGGTCGACGCCGACGAGGCCGCCGGCGCCCACGCCGACCGCCTCGCGAGCGCCGACGGCGTCGTCGTCCCCGGCGGCTTCGGCTCCCGGGGCACCGAGGGGAAGGTGGAGGCCGTCCGCTACGCCCGCGAGCACGACGTCCCGTTCCTCGGTCTCTGCCTCGGCTTCCAGATGGCCGTGGTCGAGCACGCGCGCAACGTCCTCGGCTGGGAGGGCGCCGACTCCGCGGAGTTCGAGCCGGAGACCCCGTACCCGGTCATCGACCTGCTGCCCGACCAGCACGACGAGGAGAACATGGGCGGCACGATGCGGCTGGGCGCCCACGAGACCGACATCGAACCCGGCACGCTGGCGGCGCGCATCTACGGCGCCGACGCGTGCACGGAGCGGCACCGCCACCGCTACGAGGTGAACCCGAACTACATCGAGGAGCTGACCGCCGACGGCCTGACGTTCTCCGGGACGGCGGGCCGCCGGATGGAGATCCTCGAACGCGAGGACCACCCGTACTTCGTCGGCACCCAGTTCCACCCCGAGTTCCGCTCGCGCCCGGACCGCGCGTCGCCGCCGTTCGTCGGGCTGCTCGATGCGGTGTTGGAGCAGGCGGACCCCCACGGCTCCGACGGCCGTGAGACGGTCACGGACGAGGAGGTGACGGCCTGA
- a CDS encoding four-helix bundle copper-binding protein: MSFTETVSRIDRLSEEQRECIEICNEAAEVCEWCADECLGDEAMERCARLCRDVADLASLHARFMARDSGFSASLADACAEACEACAAECEQHDADHCRVCAEVLTECAESCRAMTA; encoded by the coding sequence ATGTCCTTCACAGAGACGGTCTCCCGGATCGACCGACTGAGCGAGGAACAGCGCGAGTGTATCGAGATCTGTAACGAGGCCGCCGAAGTGTGCGAGTGGTGCGCCGACGAGTGTCTCGGCGACGAGGCGATGGAACGGTGCGCGCGGCTGTGCCGCGACGTCGCCGACCTCGCGTCGCTGCACGCGCGGTTCATGGCCCGCGACTCCGGGTTCAGCGCGTCGCTCGCGGACGCCTGCGCGGAGGCCTGCGAGGCGTGCGCCGCCGAGTGCGAGCAGCACGACGCCGACCACTGTCGGGTGTGCGCCGAGGTGCTCACCGAGTGCGCCGAGAGCTGTCGGGCCATGACGGCCTGA
- a CDS encoding complex I NDUFA9 subunit family protein yields MRVVIAGGTGFIGTHLCTELDQRGHDVVAVAREPTSAGLPDGVVTKAGDVTDRDSLDPLVADADVVVNLVALSPLFKPDGGDEMHDRIHRQGTANLVDAAEEAGVDRFVQMSALGADPNGTTHYIRAKGRAEEVVRDADPEHVIFRPSVVFGDGGEFVHFTKRLKEIFAPGVPVYPLPGGGKNRFQPIWVGDLAPMLADGVTEADHAGETYEIGGPDVLSLRDISNKVFDAEGTSISVVPLPMGLAKVGLTVLGSVGFPMGADQYRSLQLDNVTADNDVGAFGVREADLKTFDEYLGLTGAGDAADATATA; encoded by the coding sequence ATGCGCGTTGTCATCGCCGGCGGCACCGGGTTCATCGGCACCCACCTCTGCACCGAACTCGACCAGCGCGGCCACGACGTGGTCGCGGTCGCCCGCGAGCCGACGAGCGCGGGACTCCCCGACGGCGTCGTGACGAAGGCGGGCGACGTCACCGACCGCGACTCGCTGGATCCGCTCGTCGCGGACGCGGACGTCGTGGTGAACCTCGTGGCGCTGTCGCCGCTGTTCAAGCCGGACGGCGGCGACGAGATGCACGACCGCATCCACCGACAGGGGACGGCGAACCTCGTCGACGCGGCCGAGGAGGCGGGCGTCGACCGGTTCGTGCAGATGTCCGCCCTCGGCGCCGACCCGAACGGCACGACCCACTACATCCGCGCGAAGGGGCGCGCCGAGGAGGTCGTCCGCGACGCCGACCCCGAGCACGTGATCTTCCGGCCGTCGGTCGTGTTCGGCGACGGCGGGGAGTTCGTCCACTTCACGAAGCGCCTCAAGGAGATCTTCGCCCCGGGCGTCCCCGTCTACCCGCTGCCGGGCGGCGGAAAGAACCGCTTCCAGCCGATCTGGGTGGGCGACCTCGCGCCGATGCTGGCCGACGGCGTCACCGAGGCCGACCACGCCGGCGAGACGTACGAGATCGGCGGCCCGGACGTGTTGTCGCTGCGCGACATCTCGAACAAGGTGTTCGACGCCGAGGGCACGTCGATCTCGGTCGTCCCGCTCCCGATGGGGCTGGCGAAGGTCGGTCTCACGGTGCTCGGCTCCGTCGGCTTCCCGATGGGAGCGGACCAGTACCGGTCGCTCCAACTCGACAACGTGACCGCCGACAACGACGTGGGCGCGTTCGGCGTGCGCGAGGCGGACCTGAAGACGTTCGACGAGTACCTCGGGCTGACGGGCGCGGGCGACGCGGCGGACGCGACGGCGACCGCGTAA
- a CDS encoding tubulin/FtsZ family protein, translated as MKLALIGFGQAGGKIVDKFVEYDRRTGSDIVRAAVAVNTAKADLMGLDNIPNDQRVLIGQSRVKGHGVGADNELGAEVAEEDIDEVQGAIDSIPVHEVDAFLVIAGLGGGTGSGGAPVLAKHLKRIYTEPVYGLGVLPGSDEGGIYTLNAARSFQTFVREVDNLMVFDNDAWRKTGESVSGGYDEINEEIVKRFGILFGAGEIDQGQEVAESVVDSSEIINTLAGGGVSTVGYASEEVEEAAGGGGLLSRLTGDKGDDDLDTAHTTNRITSLVRKAALGRLTLPCEIEGSERALLVMAGPPQHLNRKGIERGRKWLEEQTGSMEVRGGDYPVTGSGFVASVILLSGVTNVPRIKELQQVAIEAQENIDDIRQESQDNLDSLISDDEDELESLF; from the coding sequence ATGAAACTGGCACTCATCGGCTTCGGTCAGGCGGGGGGGAAGATCGTCGACAAGTTCGTCGAGTACGACCGGCGTACCGGCAGCGACATCGTTCGCGCGGCCGTCGCCGTGAACACGGCGAAGGCGGACCTCATGGGGCTCGACAACATTCCGAACGACCAGCGGGTCCTCATCGGACAGTCGCGGGTCAAGGGCCACGGGGTCGGCGCGGACAACGAACTCGGCGCGGAGGTCGCCGAGGAGGACATCGACGAGGTGCAGGGCGCCATCGACTCGATCCCGGTCCACGAGGTCGACGCGTTCCTCGTCATCGCCGGACTGGGCGGCGGCACCGGCTCCGGCGGCGCGCCGGTGCTGGCGAAGCACCTGAAGCGCATCTACACCGAACCAGTCTACGGGCTGGGCGTGCTGCCCGGCTCCGACGAGGGGGGCATCTACACGCTCAACGCGGCGCGCTCGTTCCAGACGTTCGTCCGCGAGGTGGACAACCTCATGGTGTTCGACAACGACGCGTGGCGCAAGACCGGGGAGTCCGTCTCCGGCGGCTACGACGAGATCAACGAGGAGATCGTCAAGCGGTTCGGCATCCTGTTCGGCGCGGGGGAGATCGACCAGGGCCAGGAGGTCGCCGAGTCCGTCGTCGACTCCTCGGAGATCATCAACACGCTCGCGGGCGGCGGCGTCTCGACGGTCGGCTACGCCAGCGAGGAGGTCGAGGAGGCCGCCGGCGGCGGCGGGCTGCTCTCGCGGCTCACCGGCGACAAGGGCGACGACGACCTCGACACCGCCCACACGACCAACCGGATCACCTCGCTCGTGCGGAAGGCGGCGCTGGGTCGCCTCACGCTGCCGTGTGAGATCGAGGGATCCGAGCGCGCGCTGCTGGTCATGGCCGGTCCGCCCCAGCACCTCAACCGCAAGGGGATCGAGCGCGGCCGCAAGTGGCTCGAAGAGCAGACCGGGTCGATGGAGGTCCGCGGCGGCGACTACCCCGTCACCGGCTCCGGCTTCGTCGCCTCGGTGATCCTGCTGTCGGGCGTGACGAACGTCCCGCGCATCAAGGAGCTCCAGCAGGTCGCCATCGAGGCCCAGGAGAACATCGACGACATCCGCCAGGAGAGCCAGGACAATCTGGACAGCCTCATCAGCGATGACGAGGACGAACTTGAGTCGCTGTTCTAG